DNA sequence from the Pseudomonas tritici genome:
TTTGCCGCCAGCCAGCGTTCGTAGATCATCCCGGTACCCGACTGCGAACCCTGGGTGAGCACGGTGTAGCTGGCGAGCGTTTCCAGGCTGATGGGATCGGCGTCCGGGATCAGGCCTGGGGAGCACATCCAGGCGTTTTCCACGCATTGCAGCACGGTACTGTGGAAGCGCGGATCGCTGTAGACGTCCGGCACAATCACCAGGTCCAGTTGGTCGCTTTCCAATTTGCGAAACAGCTCGCTGCTCAGCTCTACCGACGGTTCGATCTGCACCTTGGGGTAGGCCTGGCGCAGCGCTTCGACCAGCGCCGGCAACCAGGTCAGCGCCGTCAGCTCGGTGACCCCGAGGCGAAACCGGCGCACCAGCACTTCGCGGGCACTGACGCGCTCGAGCAATTGGTCGCGGCTTTTGAGCAGGTCACGGGCGTAATCAAGCAGTTCACCGCCTTTTTCCGTCAGCCGGGCGTTGCGTTTGCTGCGG
Encoded proteins:
- a CDS encoding LysR family transcriptional regulator, which codes for MITFKQIDALYWIAELGSFEAAANKLNMSQSAISKRIQELEDTFDVEVFDRSKRNARLTEKGGELLDYARDLLKSRDQLLERVSAREVLVRRFRLGVTELTALTWLPALVEALRQAYPKVQIEPSVELSSELFRKLESDQLDLVIVPDVYSDPRFHSTVLQCVENAWMCSPGLIPDADPISLETLASYTVLTQGSQSGTGMIYERWLAANNVQLPRTLTSHNLLVQAGLALSGVGVSYLPVVCLSHLIEQGTLRALVTQPALPDIQYVALHRVDRQFGLNQDVATLAQACCDFSRLLF